A single region of the Echinimonas agarilytica genome encodes:
- a CDS encoding exonuclease domain-containing protein, whose product MDLVFVDLETTGGVAQRDRITEIAVVRYRDEAEVSRWSTLVNPEQTLTPFIQRLTGITDAMLATAPLFANVADEIRAQLEGAIFVAHNARFDYGFLKSEFRRLGQHWQSKNLCTVKLSRHIYPQFKKHGLDQLIKRHGLACDARHRALGDALATLMFYQHACDELGLEVIETAVNKLIQRPALPPNLPADELDSLPNSAGVYRFWGEEGALLYVGKSINIYQRVMSHFQDDHRLHKSQRLSQQLFHIDFTQTAGDLGAQLLELKEIKSLQPIHNRRSRAAKELKTVQLLENDDGYLKAHIVSSIDSSNLNQFFGIFKTVKEAEKAIKGLCQSYQLCPQLCGLEQGQGACFSRQLDKCKGACESLEAAVNYNVRAQLAFQGLKLKSWPWDGPIAIHEHDDFTNISASYVIWNWIHMTTVSNEQDLFEWVENNAHDSLEHVSFDKDCYQLLQRYLFSGKNKPQVTLLNVQ is encoded by the coding sequence GTGGATTTAGTTTTTGTTGATTTAGAAACAACCGGAGGGGTGGCACAGCGTGACCGCATTACCGAAATTGCAGTGGTCAGATACCGGGATGAGGCGGAAGTGAGCCGCTGGTCGACGTTGGTGAACCCAGAGCAAACATTAACTCCCTTTATTCAGCGACTAACGGGCATCACTGATGCAATGTTGGCCACGGCTCCTTTGTTTGCAAATGTTGCAGATGAAATTCGGGCGCAACTCGAAGGTGCTATTTTTGTGGCGCATAATGCTCGGTTTGATTACGGCTTTTTGAAATCTGAATTTCGCCGATTGGGTCAGCATTGGCAATCAAAAAATTTATGCACTGTTAAATTATCTCGGCACATATATCCTCAGTTTAAAAAGCATGGTCTTGATCAGCTCATAAAGCGTCATGGTTTAGCCTGTGATGCGCGGCATAGAGCTTTGGGCGATGCGCTTGCTACATTGATGTTTTACCAACATGCGTGTGATGAATTGGGGCTCGAAGTGATCGAGACAGCGGTGAATAAATTGATTCAGCGCCCTGCGTTGCCGCCCAATTTACCTGCGGACGAACTAGACAGTCTGCCCAATAGTGCCGGCGTTTATCGCTTCTGGGGAGAGGAGGGCGCGTTATTATATGTGGGTAAAAGTATCAATATTTATCAGCGGGTGATGAGTCATTTTCAAGACGACCACCGGTTACACAAATCTCAACGACTTTCACAACAACTATTCCATATCGACTTTACCCAAACGGCCGGTGATTTAGGGGCACAATTGCTCGAGCTGAAAGAAATAAAATCACTACAGCCCATTCATAACCGAAGAAGCCGAGCAGCGAAGGAGTTAAAGACCGTTCAGTTACTTGAAAATGATGATGGCTATTTAAAAGCCCACATTGTTTCGAGTATTGATAGCAGCAATTTGAACCAATTTTTTGGCATTTTTAAAACCGTCAAGGAAGCTGAAAAAGCGATAAAAGGGCTGTGTCAGTCCTATCAACTGTGCCCGCAGTTGTGCGGACTTGAGCAAGGGCAAGGCGCCTGTTTCAGCCGTCAACTGGATAAATGCAAAGGAGCCTGTGAATCACTCGAAGCTGCGGTAAATTATAATGTAAGAGCGCAACTAGCGTTTCAAGGATTAAAGTTAAAAAGTTGGCCGTGGGATGGCCCAATCGCGATTCATGAACATGACGATTTTACAAACATATCAGCCAGCTACGTGATTTGGAATTGGATACATATGACCACAGTGTCCAATGAACAAGACCTATTTGAATGGGTCGAAAATAATGCACACGATAGCCTTGAACATGTGTCATTTGATAAAGATTGCTATCAGTTGTTGCAACGATATTTATTCAGCGGGAAAAACAAGCCTCAGGTCACATTATTGAATGTACAATAA
- the folX gene encoding dihydroneopterin triphosphate 2'-epimerase, with amino-acid sequence MQGATATIRIKNLRLRTYIGINTDEIKNKQDIIVNVKISYPADNATTSDNMDDALNYRTITKQIIALVENNRFSLLEKLTSDILALASEHPWVAFAEVEVDKPHALRFADSVSLSLSYHKDSA; translated from the coding sequence ATGCAAGGCGCTACCGCAACTATACGCATTAAGAATTTAAGACTTCGCACCTATATTGGAATCAATACTGACGAGATCAAAAACAAGCAAGACATTATTGTGAATGTGAAAATCAGCTATCCAGCAGACAACGCCACCACTTCTGACAACATGGACGATGCTCTTAACTATCGAACAATTACTAAACAAATTATCGCGTTGGTTGAAAATAACCGATTTTCACTGCTCGAAAAGCTGACTTCAGATATTTTAGCGTTAGCATCAGAGCATCCTTGGGTCGCCTTTGCTGAAGTCGAAGTCGACAAACCTCACGCACTACGCTTTGCCGACTCCGTATCTTTGAGTCTAAGCTATCATAAAGACTCTGCGTAA
- a CDS encoding sulfatase family protein, which translates to MSFRQMIFKSSIAALGLSLALISTIAQAKQPNVIIVFTDDQGWEDLSSYGSTTIATPRLDELAQSGIQLNDFYVASSVCSASRAALLTGRAPVNNGVLGVYFPDTKGMKPSEITMAEVLKEAGYATAAIGKWHLGDQKESLPTGQGFDYYYGIPFSNDMFIGHSHSFAEDVTFHQGYDLAKAKADQALVKKAGKKRAFIKKSGIKELVPIFENEQIIEYPAEQASLSKRYVDKAIDFINQSNDSPFFVYLTPSMPHVPLFASPEFKGKSKGGLYGDTVEEIDYHIGRLMDFLEAKDLRDNTILVFASDNGPWLGYGKHAGNAGPFSHGKFTNYEGGIRVPAIISWPTKIKQGQQSSEIVSALDLLPTIAHYAKAELPKRTIDGHNIADYLEGKQSTLEHPNFLHFKNKVAGVRVGDWKYIRSGMAVYGKSGRTPNNEQELLFNLKDDPAEQTNLADRFPERVAELQTMVTTYESSL; encoded by the coding sequence ATGAGCTTTCGACAGATGATATTTAAATCATCAATCGCAGCGCTAGGCCTGTCGTTGGCCTTAATCAGTACAATAGCGCAAGCCAAGCAACCTAATGTAATCATTGTATTTACCGACGATCAGGGCTGGGAAGACTTAAGTAGCTATGGTTCCACAACGATTGCCACGCCACGTTTAGATGAGTTGGCGCAAAGCGGTATTCAGTTAAACGATTTTTATGTGGCCTCTTCGGTGTGTTCAGCATCAAGAGCGGCCTTGTTGACTGGGCGAGCTCCTGTTAATAATGGTGTATTAGGTGTCTATTTCCCAGACACCAAAGGTATGAAACCTTCAGAAATAACCATGGCAGAAGTATTAAAAGAAGCAGGTTATGCCACCGCAGCTATTGGAAAATGGCACCTGGGCGATCAAAAAGAGTCTCTGCCAACCGGTCAAGGATTCGACTACTACTATGGCATTCCGTTTAGCAATGACATGTTTATCGGGCATAGCCATTCCTTTGCTGAGGACGTCACCTTTCATCAGGGCTACGATCTGGCCAAGGCAAAAGCAGACCAAGCTCTGGTCAAAAAAGCGGGCAAAAAACGGGCTTTTATCAAAAAATCAGGCATTAAAGAGCTAGTGCCTATATTTGAGAATGAACAGATTATTGAATACCCGGCAGAACAGGCTAGTTTGAGTAAGCGGTACGTCGATAAAGCCATCGACTTCATCAACCAATCGAATGATTCGCCTTTTTTCGTTTATCTGACGCCATCTATGCCCCATGTCCCACTATTTGCCAGCCCCGAATTTAAAGGCAAAAGTAAAGGCGGCCTATACGGTGACACCGTTGAAGAAATCGACTATCACATAGGGCGTTTAATGGACTTTTTAGAAGCCAAAGATCTGCGCGACAATACTATCTTAGTGTTTGCCTCTGACAACGGACCATGGCTTGGCTATGGTAAACATGCCGGCAATGCTGGGCCATTTAGTCACGGTAAATTCACAAATTATGAGGGCGGAATTCGAGTCCCTGCCATTATTAGCTGGCCAACAAAGATCAAGCAAGGGCAGCAAAGCTCAGAGATCGTCAGCGCATTGGATTTACTCCCTACCATCGCTCATTACGCCAAAGCTGAATTACCCAAGCGAACAATTGACGGGCACAACATTGCTGACTATCTAGAAGGCAAACAAAGCACTTTAGAGCACCCTAACTTCCTTCATTTCAAAAACAAAGTTGCTGGAGTGCGTGTAGGCGACTGGAAATATATTCGCTCAGGGATGGCAGTGTACGGTAAGTCGGGCAGAACGCCAAACAATGAACAAGAGCTTCTGTTTAACTTGAAAGACGACCCTGCCGAGCAAACAAATCTTGCTGATCGCTTCCCTGAGCGAGTCGCAGAATTACAAACGATGGTCACAACCTATGAATCGTCGCTTTAA
- a CDS encoding permease, with translation MFAFLAVELTALFLLISFLVGVLQDKISPNKIKQILSAQHGKGYVIAAFLGAITPFCSCSTIPFLKGLLRAKAGFGTMMVFLFASPLLNPIIIGLFAVTFGLQVTLFYFVMAMGISLFAGFTLEKLGFEKYVKPDAYVEPKATCGGGSCGSQTVEVSKYRRIWNATWSDFKSVLPYLIGGIALGSLIYGFMPSEFVARVANSDNPFAVPVAAIIGIPLYIRAEAVIPLSAALAAKGMSLGAVMALIIGSAGASLTEVILLKSIFKNALIVAFVAVIVTMAISAGYLYSFIF, from the coding sequence ATGTTTGCTTTTTTGGCAGTCGAACTGACGGCCCTATTTTTGCTCATCAGCTTTTTAGTGGGAGTCTTGCAAGATAAAATATCGCCCAATAAAATCAAACAAATACTCAGTGCTCAGCATGGCAAAGGCTATGTGATTGCTGCATTTCTGGGGGCGATAACGCCATTTTGTTCGTGCTCTACAATTCCTTTTCTAAAAGGGCTTTTAAGAGCGAAAGCGGGCTTCGGTACCATGATGGTGTTTTTGTTTGCTAGTCCGCTGCTTAATCCTATTATCATCGGCCTATTTGCTGTGACCTTTGGTCTTCAAGTGACTCTTTTTTATTTTGTCATGGCCATGGGGATTTCGCTGTTCGCAGGGTTTACATTAGAGAAATTAGGTTTTGAGAAATATGTAAAGCCTGATGCGTATGTTGAGCCTAAAGCCACTTGTGGCGGTGGTTCGTGCGGCTCACAAACGGTAGAAGTAAGCAAATACCGTCGTATTTGGAACGCCACTTGGTCTGACTTTAAATCGGTTTTGCCTTATTTGATTGGCGGAATCGCATTGGGTTCGTTGATTTACGGCTTTATGCCTTCGGAATTTGTTGCTCGTGTAGCGAACAGCGATAATCCCTTTGCGGTGCCGGTTGCAGCTATCATTGGCATTCCATTGTACATTCGTGCAGAAGCTGTCATTCCACTGAGCGCAGCGCTTGCCGCAAAGGGGATGAGTTTGGGAGCGGTAATGGCACTAATTATTGGTAGCGCTGGGGCAAGTTTAACGGAAGTCATTTTGCTCAAATCTATTTTTAAGAATGCGCTTATCGTCGCCTTTGTCGCGGTTATCGTGACCATGGCTATCAGTGCGGGCTATCTGTACAGCTTCATTTTTTAA
- a CDS encoding ArsR/SmtB family transcription factor produces MNLEQAAKALKELGHPTRLQIFKKVVKAGHSGIAVGAIQEALSIPSSTLSHHISSLASAQLISQRRESRTLYCVASFEQLQDVIGFLQDECCQDEH; encoded by the coding sequence ATGAATTTAGAGCAAGCTGCGAAAGCATTGAAAGAACTCGGGCATCCCACACGGTTGCAAATCTTTAAAAAAGTAGTGAAAGCGGGCCATAGTGGGATTGCAGTGGGAGCGATCCAAGAAGCCTTGTCGATCCCCAGTTCAACTCTTTCTCACCACATCTCTAGCCTCGCTTCTGCACAATTGATCTCTCAACGACGAGAAAGCCGCACCCTTTATTGCGTGGCTTCCTTTGAACAACTTCAAGATGTCATTGGATTTCTACAAGACGAGTGCTGCCAAGATGAGCATTAA
- a CDS encoding glycoside hydrolase family 27 protein, which produces MKILPLWKPVAITAALALSASYGLVACSNDQRIAEFESAPKTTPVAERPPLGWNSFDAYDSRINEEQFRATVDFMSDHLVDKGWEYAVIDYIWWNPEPGAYNTPENYTRRVGHPNVRLDEHGKMTHPELVTMDEFGRLLPAVERFPSAANGAGFKPLADYVHSKGMKFGLHIMRGIHRLAYEKNLPIKGASVTAQQISDPNDQAGWLNNTFGVDARKEGAQAYYDSIFALYASWGVDYVKADDMMGSCGAPFYGYAKGEIEMMHTAIKNSGRDMILSLSCGEAPISQANHLKENATMWRISADFWDRWDDLKRSFELLDKWTPYAGPGHWPDGDMIPFGRISLDNRPHGPERLSNFTETEHYALMSLFSIARSPLIIGSDLLSTPIETIETFFGNEAILAVNQYGENSRQVVRIDDDYAVWISEDSLSDDYYIALFNLSEQTQEVTFEYKHEALEGRFQITELWEGKELGQFSERFSQSLRSHEGRVYRLKSVSSH; this is translated from the coding sequence ATGAAAATACTCCCACTTTGGAAACCCGTGGCAATCACCGCGGCGCTGGCCTTAAGCGCAAGCTATGGTCTTGTTGCATGCTCAAACGATCAACGCATTGCTGAGTTTGAATCTGCCCCAAAAACCACCCCCGTTGCAGAGCGGCCTCCTTTGGGCTGGAATAGTTTTGATGCCTATGACAGTCGAATTAACGAAGAGCAATTTAGAGCAACGGTTGATTTTATGTCGGATCACCTCGTTGATAAAGGCTGGGAATACGCAGTCATTGACTACATTTGGTGGAACCCTGAGCCGGGAGCTTACAACACCCCTGAGAATTACACGCGCCGGGTCGGTCATCCCAATGTACGGTTGGATGAGCATGGCAAAATGACGCACCCTGAATTGGTTACGATGGACGAGTTTGGACGATTATTACCTGCAGTTGAGCGCTTTCCTTCAGCGGCAAACGGAGCTGGCTTTAAGCCCTTAGCCGATTATGTTCATAGCAAAGGCATGAAGTTTGGGCTGCACATTATGCGCGGTATTCACCGCTTAGCGTATGAAAAGAATTTGCCAATTAAAGGTGCGTCAGTCACTGCTCAACAAATTTCAGATCCGAATGACCAAGCGGGTTGGCTCAACAATACCTTTGGTGTGGACGCTCGGAAAGAAGGCGCGCAGGCTTATTATGATTCAATTTTTGCGCTGTACGCTTCATGGGGTGTCGACTATGTGAAAGCCGATGACATGATGGGGTCATGCGGAGCACCATTTTATGGTTACGCCAAGGGCGAAATTGAAATGATGCATACCGCTATTAAGAACAGCGGCCGCGATATGATACTGAGTTTGTCATGTGGTGAAGCACCTATTAGTCAAGCTAATCACCTGAAGGAAAATGCCACCATGTGGCGTATTTCAGCAGACTTTTGGGATCGTTGGGATGATTTGAAACGCAGTTTTGAGCTGCTCGATAAATGGACGCCATATGCAGGCCCAGGTCACTGGCCCGATGGCGACATGATTCCTTTTGGACGCATCTCTTTAGACAATCGTCCACATGGGCCAGAACGCCTGTCTAACTTTACTGAAACCGAACATTATGCCCTCATGAGTTTGTTTTCGATCGCGCGTTCACCTTTGATTATTGGGTCGGATTTATTATCAACACCGATTGAAACCATTGAAACCTTCTTTGGCAATGAAGCTATCTTAGCGGTGAACCAGTATGGTGAAAACAGCCGCCAAGTTGTGCGTATAGATGATGATTACGCCGTTTGGATTTCAGAAGATAGTCTGAGTGATGACTATTACATTGCACTTTTCAACCTGTCTGAACAAACGCAAGAAGTCACGTTTGAGTACAAGCATGAAGCGCTTGAAGGACGTTTTCAAATCACTGAGTTGTGGGAAGGCAAAGAGTTGGGGCAGTTTAGTGAACGCTTTAGTCAGAGCTTGCGCTCGCACGAAGGGCGTGTGTATCGATTGAAGTCGGTCTCATCGCACTAG
- the ggt gene encoding gamma-glutamyltransferase, whose protein sequence is MRRVVKLSTYVPALVLMSGMLFAEQVHSAEEPLDPEVTTGVQTHQVVIGAQSMVVTANPHASNAADAMLKNGGSAMDAAIAAQLVLGLVEPQSSGIGGGAFLLHYSGPQKQLVTYDGREVAPAAAKPDRFLQDNGKPMKWIEALVGGRSVGVPGVVAMLEKAHKRHGKLPWTSLFTPAIELAEQGFEVSPRLAGLLSRRYNPGLTKIEPAASYFYPDGKPLQAGILLKNPEFAKTLRTIAAQGAKGFYQGEVATGIVNTVSNSPANPGDITEADLASYTPVIREPLCGPYRQYKVCGMGPPSSGGFAIIQLLALLQDFDMSGISTSDVQASHLFTQASRLAFADRDFYIADPDFIDVPTAKLLAPEYLKRRAVLIDSDKDIGRQKPGTPIQMNLAAGDTPELPSTSHVSIVDRWGNIVSMTSSIEMAFGSALMTGGFLLNNQLTDFSLAPSQGGSLVANAVAGGKRPRSSMAPMIVFDEKNSPLLIIGSPGGSRIIDYVAQTILSVLDGKVGVQYSINLPKITNRNDYTALEKGRWSEEAVNEFEKRGHVVKQQDLNSGLHGILKVKKGWQGGADLRREGLAIGH, encoded by the coding sequence ATGAGACGTGTAGTAAAACTATCGACGTATGTACCCGCGTTGGTATTAATGAGCGGGATGTTATTTGCAGAGCAAGTACATAGCGCTGAAGAGCCGCTTGACCCCGAAGTAACAACGGGGGTTCAAACGCATCAGGTTGTGATTGGCGCTCAATCGATGGTGGTAACCGCAAACCCTCACGCCTCAAATGCTGCTGATGCAATGCTCAAAAACGGGGGCTCAGCAATGGATGCCGCAATCGCTGCGCAATTGGTCTTGGGGCTGGTTGAACCTCAATCCAGTGGCATTGGTGGCGGCGCTTTTTTATTGCATTACTCAGGTCCACAAAAACAATTAGTGACTTACGATGGTCGCGAGGTTGCTCCCGCCGCAGCTAAGCCAGACCGTTTCTTGCAAGACAATGGTAAACCCATGAAGTGGATAGAAGCACTCGTGGGAGGGCGTTCAGTAGGAGTGCCTGGTGTCGTTGCGATGCTTGAAAAAGCGCATAAAAGACATGGTAAGTTGCCGTGGACATCATTGTTTACCCCTGCTATTGAACTTGCAGAACAAGGATTTGAGGTCTCTCCGCGGCTTGCAGGGCTGTTGAGCCGACGTTACAACCCTGGATTGACCAAGATTGAACCGGCTGCAAGCTATTTTTATCCGGATGGAAAACCACTGCAAGCGGGCATTTTGTTGAAAAACCCCGAATTTGCTAAAACGTTGAGAACCATCGCGGCTCAGGGCGCAAAGGGATTTTATCAGGGCGAAGTGGCAACGGGCATCGTGAACACCGTGAGCAACTCACCGGCAAACCCTGGGGATATAACAGAAGCCGACTTGGCGTCTTACACTCCGGTCATACGTGAGCCTTTGTGCGGCCCTTATCGGCAATACAAGGTCTGCGGAATGGGGCCTCCAAGTTCCGGTGGCTTTGCCATTATTCAGCTGCTCGCGTTATTGCAAGACTTTGACATGAGCGGAATTTCCACATCAGATGTGCAAGCAAGCCATTTGTTTACTCAAGCCTCGCGCTTAGCTTTTGCTGACCGCGATTTTTACATTGCCGATCCAGACTTCATAGATGTTCCCACTGCAAAACTGTTAGCTCCTGAATACCTTAAACGCCGCGCTGTGTTGATTGATAGTGACAAAGATATTGGACGCCAAAAGCCGGGGACGCCTATTCAAATGAATCTAGCTGCGGGGGATACGCCAGAATTACCCAGCACAAGTCATGTAAGTATTGTTGATCGGTGGGGCAATATTGTGTCCATGACATCGAGTATTGAAATGGCATTTGGTTCAGCGTTGATGACCGGCGGATTCTTATTGAATAACCAACTGACAGACTTTTCTTTAGCGCCATCTCAAGGTGGCAGTTTGGTGGCTAATGCTGTTGCTGGGGGAAAGCGTCCGCGAAGTTCAATGGCTCCGATGATTGTTTTTGACGAGAAAAATTCACCTTTGTTGATCATTGGTTCGCCTGGGGGCAGTCGAATTATAGATTATGTGGCTCAAACGATATTGTCGGTGCTTGATGGTAAAGTAGGGGTTCAGTATTCCATTAATCTGCCAAAAATTACGAATCGCAATGATTACACAGCACTTGAAAAAGGACGCTGGTCGGAAGAAGCGGTCAACGAGTTTGAAAAGCGTGGTCATGTGGTCAAGCAGCAAGATTTAAACTCGGGCTTGCATGGCATTTTAAAAGTCAAAAAAGGTTGGCAAGGTGGCGCTGATTTACGCCGTGAAGGGTTGGCTATCGGTCATTAA